A stretch of Faecalibacterium duncaniae DNA encodes these proteins:
- a CDS encoding relaxase/mobilization nuclease domain-containing protein, with product MAVTKIKAIRGTLSKAIAYILNPEKTDEKLLVSSYGCASETAAREFEWTRKIAEQKGMNPVRIIARHVIQSFEIGEVTPELAHEIGKQFADEILGGKYEYVLTTHIDKDHVHNHLIFNAVDFVDYHAYKSYKRIYYDMREVSDRLCKENGLSVIPPSQNKGMGYKEYTEAKRGTSWKQKLKQTIDRLVITAKDYDDFLRLMQEAGYEIKTGKYISFRAEGQERFTRSKTIGENYTEERIKERIAGRTPRRNRRQTVPKGISLIGDIQERIRLIDSKGYEYKAKLTILKEAARTLNYLTENNLLQYADLEKKVEDVHSSYDRTGKELKGVEARLREVQPLIKNISNYQRLKPVYDAFQKAKDKPGFKAKHEAELVIFEAARSTLLAMQGDEKLPSLKTLQAQQQRLLDEQQRLYDERAKLKKEVKQIETIKSNVDTFLAPSADHDRDHLRSTQRE from the coding sequence ATGGCAGTTACTAAAATCAAAGCAATCCGAGGAACTTTGAGCAAGGCAATTGCGTACATTCTGAATCCCGAAAAGACAGACGAGAAGCTGCTGGTCTCGTCCTACGGCTGTGCCAGCGAGACCGCAGCGCGGGAATTTGAATGGACGCGGAAAATAGCTGAGCAAAAAGGGATGAATCCGGTCAGGATCATAGCCCGTCATGTGATCCAGTCCTTTGAAATCGGAGAGGTCACACCGGAGCTTGCCCACGAGATCGGCAAGCAGTTTGCAGATGAAATCCTCGGAGGAAAATATGAGTATGTGCTGACCACTCACATTGACAAAGACCATGTTCATAACCACCTGATTTTCAATGCGGTTGACTTCGTGGACTACCACGCATATAAGAGCTACAAGCGGATTTACTATGATATGCGCGAGGTCAGCGACCGGCTCTGTAAGGAAAACGGTCTCTCTGTTATCCCTCCCTCTCAGAACAAGGGCATGGGCTACAAGGAGTACACCGAAGCCAAACGCGGCACGAGCTGGAAGCAAAAGCTCAAGCAGACCATTGACCGACTCGTCATCACAGCGAAGGATTACGATGATTTTCTGCGGCTCATGCAGGAAGCTGGTTATGAAATCAAGACCGGCAAATATATCTCCTTTCGCGCTGAAGGTCAGGAGCGGTTTACTCGTTCTAAGACCATCGGAGAGAACTACACCGAGGAACGCATCAAGGAGCGGATTGCCGGACGGACGCCGCGCAGAAACCGGAGGCAGACCGTGCCGAAGGGCATCTCTCTCATCGGAGATATTCAGGAGCGGATCAGACTTATCGACAGCAAGGGCTATGAGTATAAAGCCAAGCTCACGATCCTCAAGGAAGCGGCGCGGACACTCAATTATCTCACGGAAAACAACTTGCTCCAATACGCCGATCTTGAAAAGAAGGTCGAGGACGTTCACAGCTCCTATGACCGCACCGGCAAGGAACTGAAAGGCGTCGAAGCGCGACTGCGGGAAGTCCAACCGCTTATCAAAAACATCTCCAACTACCAGCGGCTCAAGCCCGTATATGACGCATTCCAGAAGGCAAAAGATAAGCCGGGTTTCAAAGCAAAGCACGAAGCCGAGCTTGTGATCTTTGAGGCAGCGAGAAGCACATTACTTGCCATGCAGGGCGATGAAAAACTGCCGAGCTTGAAGACACTGCAAGCGCAACAGCAGCGACTTCTTGATGAGCAACAGCGGCTCTATGATGAACGTGCGAAGCTCAAAAAAGAAGTAAAGCAAATAGAGACGATCAAGTCTAATGTTGATACGTTTCTCGCTCCTTCTGCTGACCATGACCGTGATCATCTGCGCAGCACACAGCGCGAATAG
- a CDS encoding DNA methylase, which produces MKKHTYIAIDLKSFYASVECRERGLDPLDTNLVVADESRTDKTICLAVTPSLKSYGISGRGRLFEVKQRVKEANAGRQHDAPGRRLEGSSHFFSELQANPSLSIDFIIAPPRMAYYMEYSTRIYQIYLKYIAPEDIVVYSIDEVFMDVTDYLNTYKLSAHDLAMKIILDVLETTGITATAGIGTNLFLCKVAMDIVAKHIPADKNGVRIAELDEMKFRRELWAHQPLTDFWRVGRGIAKKLEQNGMFTMGDVALCSERNEDLLYKLFGKNAELLIDHAWGWEPTTIEAIKAYRPSSNSLSSGQVLHCPYEPQKAKLVVREMTDLLVLDLVDKGLVTDQMVLTVGYDIENLTDPARRAKYHGAVEKDPYGREIPKQAHGSINLDGHTSSTRKIMCAVSELFDRIVDKNLLVRRMYVVANHVLPEADAPKKNDGAVQLDLFTDYAAEEEKQKAEDAALERERKIQAATLAIKKKYGKNAILKAMNLEEGATAKDRNAQIGGHKA; this is translated from the coding sequence ATGAAGAAACACACATACATTGCAATCGACCTGAAATCCTTCTACGCCTCCGTGGAGTGCCGGGAGCGCGGCTTAGATCCGCTGGACACCAACCTTGTTGTTGCAGATGAAAGCCGGACGGATAAGACCATCTGCCTTGCCGTCACTCCTTCCCTCAAGAGCTACGGTATCTCCGGACGTGGGCGGTTGTTTGAAGTCAAGCAGCGTGTGAAGGAAGCGAACGCCGGACGGCAGCACGACGCACCGGGACGCAGGCTGGAAGGATCATCGCATTTTTTCTCGGAGCTGCAAGCAAACCCGTCTCTGTCGATTGACTTCATCATCGCGCCGCCTCGGATGGCGTACTACATGGAGTACAGCACCCGCATTTATCAGATTTATCTCAAGTACATTGCGCCGGAGGACATCGTAGTCTACTCCATCGACGAGGTGTTCATGGATGTGACGGACTACCTGAATACCTACAAGCTCTCGGCACATGATCTCGCCATGAAGATTATCCTCGACGTGCTTGAGACAACCGGCATCACGGCAACCGCTGGGATCGGGACGAACCTCTTTCTCTGCAAAGTGGCAATGGACATTGTAGCGAAGCACATCCCAGCCGACAAGAACGGCGTCCGAATAGCCGAACTGGATGAAATGAAGTTCCGGCGTGAGCTTTGGGCGCACCAGCCTCTCACGGATTTCTGGCGCGTGGGTCGAGGTATTGCGAAGAAACTTGAGCAGAATGGAATGTTCACCATGGGCGATGTTGCCCTCTGTTCAGAGCGGAACGAGGACTTGCTTTACAAACTGTTCGGCAAGAATGCGGAATTGCTCATCGACCATGCGTGGGGCTGGGAGCCTACGACCATTGAGGCAATCAAGGCGTACCGTCCCAGCTCCAACAGCCTCAGCTCCGGTCAGGTATTGCACTGTCCCTACGAGCCGCAGAAAGCGAAGCTGGTTGTGCGGGAAATGACGGACTTGCTTGTGCTGGACTTGGTGGACAAAGGGCTTGTTACCGATCAGATGGTTCTCACAGTTGGCTACGACATTGAGAACCTGACCGATCCGGCACGACGGGCAAAGTATCACGGCGCGGTGGAGAAAGACCCCTACGGTCGGGAGATTCCCAAACAGGCGCACGGGTCTATCAACCTCGACGGTCACACATCATCTACGCGCAAAATAATGTGTGCTGTGTCAGAGCTGTTTGACCGAATCGTGGACAAGAATCTTCTTGTCCGCCGTATGTATGTTGTAGCAAATCATGTCCTGCCGGAAGCGGACGCGCCGAAGAAAAATGACGGTGCTGTCCAGCTCGACCTCTTTACCGACTATGCCGCCGAAGAGGAAAAGCAGAAAGCCGAGGACGCTGCCTTGGAACGTGAGCGGAAAATACAAGCCGCCACGCTTGCAATCAAAAAGAAGTACGGAAAGAACGCCATTCTCAAGGCAATGAATCTTGAAGAAGGCGCAACCGCGAAAGACCGTAATGCGCAGATCGGAGGGCACAAGGCGTGA
- a CDS encoding plasmid mobilization protein, whose translation MVRRTRDIQKKIWLTPQEERTIAKKMEMIGTENFGAYARKMLIDGYIIVVDYTEQKKLAAEINKIGVNINTVCRRINSTGRFYQDDIDELKEKMDAVWQLLKSKQSEEL comes from the coding sequence ATGGTACGAAGAACACGAGACATTCAGAAGAAGATTTGGCTGACACCACAGGAAGAACGGACGATTGCAAAGAAGATGGAGATGATCGGCACGGAGAACTTCGGTGCGTATGCAAGGAAGATGCTGATCGACGGCTACATCATCGTTGTGGACTACACGGAGCAGAAAAAGCTCGCCGCCGAAATCAACAAGATCGGTGTGAACATCAATACCGTCTGCCGCAGGATCAACTCGACGGGACGATTCTATCAGGACGATATTGACGAGCTGAAAGAAAAGATGGACGCGGTATGGCAGTTACTAAAATCAAAGCAATCCGAGGAACTTTGA
- a CDS encoding type I restriction-modification system subunit M has translation MAENNTSNIGFEKQIWDAACVLRGNIDASEYKSVVLGLIFLKYISDRFEAKYKELVEEGDGFEEDQDEYTAENIFFVPENARWSAIAAAAHTPEIGTVIDDAMRSIEKENKRLKDILPKNFARPELDKRRLGEVVDLFTNIQMIEHGNSKDILGRTYEYCLSKFAEQEGKLAGEFYTPSCVVRTLVEVLQPFNGRVYDPCCGSGGMFVQSAKFIENHGGNINKISVFGQDSNPTTWKMAQMNLAIRGIEADLGKFNADTFFNDCHPQLKADFIMANPPFNLSGWGADKLVDDVRWQYGTPPAGNANFAWLQHMIWHLAPNGRIGMVLANGSLSSQSGGEGEIRKNIINADLVDCIVAMPTQLFYTTQIPVSLWFLAKNKKQKGKTLFIDARKLGTMVTRKLRELTDEDIKKIADTYNAFVDGTLEDEKGFCAVVTTQDIANQDYILTPGRYVGIEEQEDDVEPFEEKMGRLTSELSELFTKSHELEAQIKARLGAIGYEI, from the coding sequence ATGGCTGAGAATAACACAAGCAATATCGGCTTTGAAAAACAAATCTGGGACGCGGCTTGCGTCCTGCGCGGAAACATCGACGCATCCGAATACAAGTCCGTCGTTCTCGGATTGATTTTCTTGAAATACATTTCTGATCGCTTCGAGGCAAAGTACAAGGAACTGGTTGAAGAAGGCGATGGATTTGAAGAAGACCAGGACGAATACACTGCCGAAAACATCTTCTTTGTCCCTGAGAATGCACGATGGAGCGCGATTGCTGCTGCCGCTCACACGCCGGAAATTGGCACGGTGATTGACGATGCAATGCGCAGTATTGAGAAAGAAAACAAGCGTCTCAAAGATATTCTTCCTAAGAACTTCGCCCGTCCAGAGCTGGACAAGCGGCGTCTTGGTGAAGTGGTTGATCTCTTCACCAATATTCAGATGATCGAGCATGGAAACAGCAAGGACATTCTCGGTCGCACATACGAATATTGTCTCTCAAAGTTTGCCGAACAGGAAGGCAAACTTGCTGGTGAGTTCTATACTCCCTCTTGTGTTGTGCGTACCCTTGTTGAGGTGTTGCAGCCGTTTAATGGACGTGTTTATGACCCGTGCTGCGGCTCTGGCGGTATGTTCGTTCAGTCCGCAAAGTTCATCGAAAATCATGGCGGCAACATCAACAAGATTTCCGTCTTTGGTCAAGACTCCAACCCGACCACATGGAAGATGGCGCAGATGAATCTTGCCATTCGCGGTATTGAAGCCGACCTCGGCAAGTTTAATGCAGACACGTTCTTTAACGATTGCCACCCTCAACTCAAGGCAGACTTCATTATGGCGAATCCTCCCTTCAATCTCTCCGGCTGGGGTGCAGATAAGCTCGTTGATGATGTCCGTTGGCAGTATGGTACGCCTCCTGCTGGAAATGCAAACTTCGCGTGGTTGCAGCACATGATCTGGCATCTCGCTCCGAATGGACGTATCGGTATGGTGCTTGCAAATGGTTCGCTTTCTTCGCAGTCCGGCGGTGAAGGTGAAATCCGCAAGAACATTATCAATGCTGACCTTGTGGACTGTATCGTTGCAATGCCGACGCAGCTATTCTACACGACGCAGATCCCGGTATCGCTCTGGTTCCTTGCAAAGAACAAGAAGCAAAAAGGCAAAACGCTGTTCATCGACGCACGGAAGCTCGGTACTATGGTCACACGAAAGCTGCGAGAACTGACGGATGAAGACATTAAGAAAATTGCCGACACTTACAATGCCTTCGTTGACGGAACACTCGAAGATGAAAAGGGCTTCTGTGCTGTTGTCACTACACAGGACATTGCAAACCAGGACTACATTCTTACTCCGGGACGCTATGTTGGCATTGAGGAACAAGAAGATGACGTTGAGCCGTTTGAAGAGAAAATGGGACGCCTGACTTCTGAACTGTCTGAGCTTTTCACTAAGTCTCATGAGCTTGAGGCTCAGATCAAAGCGCGACTGGGGGCGATTGGATATGAGATTTAA
- a CDS encoding SIMPL domain-containing protein: MRTITVKGTGNVSARPDYIILSLNIETLSKTYDRAMSEAAERIERLQGAAACVGYRKEDLKTTSFDVQTRYENVKDRQGNYKREFVGYACSYRLKLAFDFDSKQLAKVISAIADCGAKPELSISFTVRNPSAVSEKLLTSATENARAKAEILCKASGSTLGQLLNIDYNWGELNVYSRTSYEVEDCIQPLMAMSKCSAPEIEPDDIDVSDTVAFTWEIQ, translated from the coding sequence ATGAGAACGATCACCGTAAAAGGGACAGGAAATGTCTCCGCAAGACCGGATTACATCATTCTCTCCTTGAACATTGAAACCTTATCTAAAACCTATGACCGTGCAATGTCGGAAGCTGCCGAGAGAATCGAAAGACTGCAAGGTGCCGCAGCCTGCGTTGGGTATCGCAAAGAAGACTTGAAAACCACGAGCTTTGATGTCCAGACAAGATACGAGAACGTCAAGGATCGGCAAGGAAATTACAAGCGAGAGTTTGTCGGATATGCTTGCAGCTATCGCTTGAAACTTGCATTTGACTTTGACAGCAAACAGCTTGCAAAGGTCATTTCTGCGATTGCGGATTGCGGTGCAAAGCCGGAACTCAGTATTTCATTCACTGTAAGAAACCCATCAGCGGTCAGCGAAAAGCTGCTGACCAGCGCGACGGAGAACGCCAGAGCGAAGGCGGAGATTCTTTGCAAAGCATCAGGCAGTACGCTTGGGCAGCTACTCAATATCGACTACAACTGGGGCGAACTCAATGTGTATTCCAGAACAAGTTATGAGGTCGAAGACTGCATTCAGCCTCTTATGGCGATGAGTAAATGCTCTGCGCCGGAGATCGAGCCGGACGATATTGACGTGTCGGACACCGTGGCTTTCACATGGGAAATCCAATGA
- a CDS encoding helix-turn-helix domain-containing protein, with translation MVAVRISYKKLWMLLLERDIKKASLRHEVGLSAGTWTKLNKGEEVSLSILLRVCDYLNCDIGDICEAVRTDKN, from the coding sequence ATGGTTGCCGTGCGCATAAGCTATAAGAAACTATGGATGCTTCTTCTGGAACGCGACATAAAGAAGGCTTCTCTACGACATGAAGTAGGGCTGTCTGCCGGAACATGGACAAAACTGAATAAGGGGGAAGAAGTGTCCCTCTCTATTTTGCTGCGCGTTTGTGATTACTTGAACTGTGACATCGGAGATATATGTGAGGCTGTGCGAACGGACAAGAACTGA
- a CDS encoding vWA domain-containing protein produces the protein MRKNLTEIVFILDRSGSMSGLEADTIGGFNSMIEKQKKENGEALISTILFDNVSEVIHDRVPVQKVEPMTDKDYSVRGCTALLDAIGGAIHHIGNVYKYARNEDVPEHTLFVITTDGMENASCRYDSEKVKKMIERQKEKYGWEFLFLGANIDAVETARHFGIGADRAVNYHSDHEGTHLNYEVLSEAVSAVRCSVPLGTNWKKRIDEDFNSRKDGRKQ, from the coding sequence ATGAGAAAGAACTTGACGGAGATCGTATTCATCCTTGATCGCAGCGGCTCTATGAGCGGGCTGGAAGCAGACACCATCGGTGGCTTCAACTCCATGATTGAAAAGCAAAAAAAGGAGAATGGTGAGGCATTGATCTCTACTATCCTCTTTGACAACGTGAGCGAGGTTATTCATGACCGTGTACCGGTTCAAAAGGTCGAGCCGATGACCGACAAGGACTATTCCGTTCGCGGCTGCACCGCGCTTCTGGATGCTATCGGCGGAGCGATTCATCACATTGGAAATGTCTACAAGTACGCAAGAAATGAAGATGTCCCTGAACATACTCTGTTCGTCATCACAACGGACGGCATGGAGAATGCAAGCTGCCGTTATGACAGCGAGAAGGTCAAGAAAATGATTGAGCGTCAGAAGGAAAAGTATGGCTGGGAGTTTTTGTTCCTCGGTGCAAACATCGACGCGGTTGAGACGGCAAGGCATTTCGGAATTGGTGCAGACCGAGCGGTCAACTACCACTCCGACCATGAGGGAACGCATCTCAACTATGAAGTTCTGAGCGAAGCGGTTTCTGCTGTCCGATGCAGCGTACCACTGGGTACGAATTGGAAAAAGCGTATTGATGAGGACTTCAATTCCAGAAAGGACGGGAGAAAGCAATGA
- a CDS encoding O-acetyl-ADP-ribose deacetylase, whose protein sequence is MPLQIVRNDITKMKVDAIVNAANESLLGGGGVDGCIHRAAGPELLTECETLHGCKTGSAKITKGYRLPCKYVIHAVGPRWYDGRHRERELLISCYRTSLMLAKEYGCESVAFPLISSGIFGYPKDQALKVAIDTISSFLLENEMTVYIVIFDRKAYQISGKLFADIASYIDDRYVDEHTDSRSERLRRMSAFRMEEPMPCESPVCDEAIEKLTAPMAVSSEKASTLDDALRQIDESFSEMLLRKIDERGITDAQCYKKANIDRKLFSKIRSDKSYKPSKPTVIAFSIALELPLTEMKDMLMKAGFALSHSNKFDIIVEYFVEHGNYNVFEINEALFAFDQSLIGA, encoded by the coding sequence CGGCGTGGATGGCTGCATTCATCGTGCTGCAGGACCGGAGCTGCTGACGGAATGTGAAACGCTCCACGGCTGCAAAACCGGGAGCGCAAAAATCACGAAGGGCTATCGTCTGCCCTGCAAATATGTCATTCACGCAGTCGGTCCGCGCTGGTATGACGGGCGGCATCGTGAGCGCGAACTGCTGATCTCCTGCTATCGGACATCGCTCATGCTGGCGAAGGAATACGGCTGCGAGTCTGTTGCGTTCCCGCTGATTTCCTCTGGCATCTTTGGCTATCCGAAGGATCAGGCTCTCAAAGTGGCGATTGACACCATTAGCAGTTTCCTTCTTGAAAACGAAATGACGGTGTACATCGTCATTTTCGACCGCAAAGCCTATCAGATCAGCGGCAAGCTGTTTGCCGACATTGCTTCATACATAGATGACCGCTATGTGGACGAACATACCGATAGTCGTTCCGAGCGGCTGCGCAGAATGAGTGCCTTCCGAATGGAAGAGCCGATGCCTTGCGAGTCACCCGTCTGCGATGAAGCTATTGAAAAGCTCACAGCTCCTATGGCAGTTAGCTCCGAGAAGGCGTCAACTCTTGACGATGCACTGAGACAGATTGATGAGAGCTTTTCGGAGATGCTTCTGCGGAAGATTGACGAACGCGGCATAACGGACGCACAGTGCTACAAGAAGGCAAATATTGACCGGAAGCTCTTCTCGAAGATCCGCTCAGATAAGTCCTACAAGCCTTCCAAGCCCACAGTCATTGCATTTTCCATTGCCCTTGAGCTGCCACTTACAGAAATGAAGGATATGCTCATGAAGGCGGGCTTTGCACTCTCCCACTCCAACAAGTTTGACATTATCGTGGAGTATTTCGTGGAGCATGGGAACTATAACGTCTTTGAGATCAACGAGGCTCTGTTTGCCTTTGACCAGAGTCTCATAGGTGCCTAA